One genomic window of Halococcus salifodinae DSM 8989 includes the following:
- a CDS encoding coenzyme F420-0:L-glutamate ligase, which translates to MNVTPVPDLPEIREGDDLAALIDERADLDSADVVCVASTVVSKAEGRAHDLDAFPAGPRATEIADRLAEITGEEKDPRFAQAVLEESTDLLIEAPFLLTETRFGHVGVNAGIDRSNVPGSDILLLPKRPDESARRLHDALSVPVIVTDTCGRPFRHGQRGVAIGKAGLPASHDWRGEHDRDGRELGVTVESIVDELAAAANLVLGEGSGGEPVAVVREFELDGFAGSDELFRDVETDFVRQALREWSYARD; encoded by the coding sequence ATGAACGTCACTCCCGTCCCCGATCTCCCCGAGATCCGCGAGGGCGACGACCTCGCCGCGCTGATCGACGAACGCGCGGATCTCGATTCTGCCGACGTGGTCTGTGTGGCGAGTACGGTGGTCTCGAAGGCTGAAGGCCGGGCGCACGACCTCGACGCGTTCCCGGCGGGCCCACGCGCGACCGAGATCGCCGACCGGCTCGCCGAGATCACGGGCGAGGAGAAGGACCCCCGGTTCGCCCAGGCGGTGCTTGAGGAGAGCACCGATCTCCTGATCGAGGCCCCGTTCCTGCTGACCGAGACCCGGTTCGGCCACGTCGGCGTCAACGCTGGAATCGACCGCTCGAACGTGCCGGGCAGCGATATCCTCCTCTTGCCGAAACGCCCGGACGAGAGTGCCCGCCGGCTCCACGACGCGCTCTCCGTGCCCGTGATCGTGACCGACACCTGTGGCCGGCCGTTCCGCCACGGCCAGCGCGGAGTCGCCATCGGAAAAGCGGGCCTGCCGGCGAGCCACGACTGGCGTGGCGAGCACGACCGCGACGGCCGCGAACTCGGCGTCACGGTGGAGTCGATCGTCGACGAGCTCGCGGCGGCGGCGAACCTCGTGCTTGGCGAGGGGTCGGGCGGCGAGCCGGTCGCCGTAGTCCGGGAGTTCGAGCTCGACGGGTTCGCGGGGAGCGACGAGCTGTTCCGGGACGTCGAGACCGATTTCGTCCGCCAGGCGCTCCGGGAGTGGTCGTATGCGCGCGATTGA
- a CDS encoding 5,10-methylenetetrahydromethanopterin reductase — protein sequence MRAIELTPEHPTERLVDLGIAADRAGFDTVFASHHYNNRDPFAALALLAERTDEIRLGPGVTNPYETHPVTLASRVATLDELADGRAVFGVGPGDPSTLRNLGLEDERGLRSVLESFQVARRLWNGERVDHDGTFVARDAGLNYDVGEIPVYVGGEGPHMCRMAAKHADGLLFNGSHPDDLAWAADRVAEGLDERPAEHGEFDLAAYASVSIAEDATAAHEAARPPVAFIAAGAPPPVVERHGLDSDRADAIGDAIAAGDFGTAFDRVSDAMIDAFCIAGEPGAVESRLTAVSEHADSIVIGAPLGPDPETAIRLAGAACDRSSWG from the coding sequence ATGCGCGCGATTGAACTCACACCCGAACATCCCACCGAGCGACTCGTCGATCTCGGTATCGCGGCCGATCGGGCGGGGTTCGACACGGTGTTCGCGAGCCACCACTACAACAACCGCGATCCGTTCGCCGCACTCGCGCTGCTCGCCGAACGAACGGACGAGATCCGGCTCGGACCCGGTGTCACGAATCCCTACGAGACTCACCCGGTGACGCTCGCTTCGCGGGTGGCGACACTCGACGAGCTCGCCGACGGCCGCGCGGTGTTCGGCGTCGGGCCTGGCGATCCCTCGACCCTCAGAAATCTCGGCCTCGAAGACGAACGTGGGCTCCGATCGGTGCTCGAATCGTTCCAGGTCGCCCGCCGACTCTGGAACGGCGAGCGCGTCGATCACGACGGCACGTTCGTCGCGCGGGACGCCGGCCTGAACTACGACGTCGGCGAGATCCCGGTGTACGTCGGCGGCGAAGGACCACACATGTGTCGGATGGCTGCAAAACACGCCGATGGACTCCTCTTCAACGGGTCACATCCCGATGACCTCGCGTGGGCCGCCGACCGCGTCGCCGAGGGGCTCGACGAACGCCCAGCCGAACATGGAGAATTCGACCTCGCGGCGTACGCGAGCGTCAGCATCGCCGAAGACGCTACGGCGGCCCACGAGGCCGCCCGCCCGCCGGTGGCGTTCATCGCTGCTGGCGCGCCACCGCCCGTCGTCGAGCGTCACGGACTCGATTCCGACCGCGCGGACGCGATCGGCGACGCGATCGCGGCGGGCGATTTCGGTACCGCATTCGACCGGGTGAGCGACGCGATGATCGACGCGTTCTGTATCGCCGGCGAGCCCGGCGCGGTCGAGTCGCGGCTCACCGCAGTCTCAGAGCACGCTGACAGCATCGTGATCGGTGCGCCGCTTGGTCCGGATCCCGAGACGGCTATTCGCCTTGCTGGGGCGGCGTGCGACCGAAGTTCTTGGGGATGA
- a CDS encoding ABC transporter ATP-binding protein: MSDPAIVAKGLTKRYGDDPAVEELSLTIPSGTVYGFLGPNGAGKTTTMRLLTTLTEPTAGTATVAGVPITDRPALTERIGYLPAEPPVFDELTGWEQLRHVARLHGIPDQQADERIEELLDRFDLLTDADRRIEGYSTGMTKKVGIIATLLHDPAVVLLDEPTSGLDPRAARTVRETIADLVTREMTVFLSTHVLSVVDELADTVGVIDDGQLVAEGPPDELKARAQKGAASDLEAAFLDITAADGADADGTDERATATGTTDD, from the coding sequence ATGAGCGATCCCGCCATCGTCGCCAAGGGGCTCACGAAGCGGTACGGCGACGACCCCGCAGTCGAGGAGCTGTCGCTCACGATCCCTTCGGGAACCGTCTACGGCTTTCTCGGCCCGAACGGGGCCGGCAAGACCACTACGATGCGGCTGTTGACGACGCTCACCGAGCCGACCGCGGGGACGGCCACGGTGGCCGGTGTGCCGATCACCGATCGACCAGCGCTCACCGAGCGGATCGGCTATCTCCCGGCGGAGCCGCCGGTGTTCGACGAGCTCACGGGGTGGGAGCAGCTCAGACACGTCGCCAGACTCCACGGAATCCCCGACCAGCAAGCCGACGAACGGATCGAGGAGTTACTGGATCGGTTCGACCTACTCACAGACGCCGACCGGCGGATCGAGGGCTATTCGACGGGGATGACAAAGAAGGTCGGCATCATCGCCACGCTGCTCCACGATCCGGCGGTCGTGTTGCTCGACGAACCCACATCGGGGCTCGATCCGCGGGCCGCCCGCACGGTCAGAGAGACGATCGCCGACCTCGTCACCCGGGAGATGACGGTGTTCCTCTCGACGCACGTCCTGTCGGTGGTCGACGAGCTCGCCGACACGGTCGGCGTGATCGACGACGGCCAGCTCGTCGCCGAGGGACCGCCCGACGAGCTGAAAGCCCGAGCTCAGAAGGGAGCGGCGTCGGATCTCGAAGCCGCGTTCCTCGACATCACCGCTGCGGACGGTGCGGACGCCGACGGCACCGACGAGAGGGCCACCGCGACTGGAACCACGGATGACTGA
- a CDS encoding DUF7573 domain-containing protein, with product MVDDTEPSDVAEADPPGGDGEALQSTYAWSPDASCGECGATIAARWRDGENLVCDACKSW from the coding sequence ATGGTCGATGACACCGAACCGAGCGACGTCGCGGAAGCCGACCCGCCCGGCGGTGATGGGGAAGCCCTCCAGTCGACGTACGCGTGGTCACCGGACGCGTCCTGCGGCGAGTGTGGTGCGACAATCGCGGCGCGCTGGCGTGACGGTGAGAACCTGGTCTGCGACGCGTGCAAGTCGTGGTGA
- a CDS encoding PaaI family thioesterase, which yields MDIEAFFEGMPFADLLGVEVTEAADGHAEGHIAMREELSWNQDRMMAHGGVTFTLADTVGGAALVSLVDQPVPTIDMRIDYLEAGTGDLYAEADVVREGGDVGVVDVAVTAEDGTSVADVRGVYKTG from the coding sequence ATGGATATCGAGGCATTCTTCGAGGGCATGCCGTTCGCCGATCTGCTCGGCGTCGAAGTGACCGAGGCGGCGGACGGCCACGCTGAAGGCCACATCGCGATGCGCGAGGAACTGTCGTGGAACCAGGATCGCATGATGGCACACGGCGGCGTTACGTTCACGCTCGCCGACACCGTCGGCGGCGCGGCGCTGGTCTCGCTCGTCGACCAACCCGTCCCGACGATCGACATGCGGATCGACTATCTCGAAGCGGGCACCGGCGATCTCTACGCCGAGGCGGACGTCGTTCGCGAGGGCGGCGACGTCGGCGTGGTAGACGTGGCCGTGACGGCGGAAGACGGAACGTCGGTGGCCGACGTTCGCGGCGTATATAAAACCGGATAG
- a CDS encoding helix-turn-helix transcriptional regulator yields MKNDIRQRRNVDDLSQADLAAAVGVSRQTINAIERERYDPSIELAFELACHFDCRIEDLFDPELDGSEQ; encoded by the coding sequence ATGAAAAACGACATCCGCCAACGGCGCAACGTCGATGATCTGAGCCAGGCCGATCTCGCGGCGGCGGTCGGCGTCAGCCGCCAGACGATCAACGCCATCGAGCGCGAGCGCTACGACCCCTCGATCGAGTTGGCGTTCGAACTCGCTTGTCACTTCGACTGTCGGATCGAGGACCTCTTCGATCCCGAACTCGACGGTAGCGAACAGTAA
- a CDS encoding metallophosphoesterase family protein: MVRIAIIGDTHIPSRADRIPGWVREEVEAADHTIHVGDFDSADTLDEVRDLAGVELTAVTGNMDPQFDLPSVTTVERGGVEFVVAHGTGDIEGYEERVAGIIREEAADGLTVGVSGHTHQVLDTEGDGVRLLNPGSATGAEPAQTATMMIATVENGDLDVTVHER; this comes from the coding sequence ATGGTACGGATCGCGATCATCGGCGACACCCACATCCCCTCGCGCGCGGATCGAATCCCGGGGTGGGTCAGGGAGGAAGTCGAGGCGGCCGACCACACCATCCACGTCGGCGACTTCGATTCGGCCGACACGCTCGACGAGGTACGCGACCTCGCTGGCGTGGAACTCACGGCTGTGACCGGAAACATGGACCCACAGTTCGATCTGCCGTCGGTGACGACGGTCGAGCGCGGCGGCGTCGAATTCGTCGTCGCGCATGGCACCGGCGACATCGAGGGGTACGAGGAGCGCGTAGCAGGCATCATCCGCGAGGAGGCAGCCGACGGGCTGACGGTCGGCGTGTCGGGTCATACCCATCAGGTGCTCGACACCGAGGGCGACGGCGTCCGTCTGCTGAACCCGGGCAGCGCGACCGGGGCTGAACCGGCCCAGACGGCGACGATGATGATCGCGACGGTCGAGAACGGTGACCTCGACGTAACTGTTCACGAGCGCTGA
- a CDS encoding NUDIX domain-containing protein: protein MDETHVVTCFLRNRGEVLLLHRSDAVGSYSGRWGAVAGHVESDPDGAAREEIAEETGLDDAVSFVRAGDSFAVTDGDLDTRWTVHPYLFDCESRAVEPNYETTDVEWVAPSEIRRRETVPDLWTSYERVAPTVEVVKADTDHGSAWLSVRALEVLRDRAGVLGTTTESEDAWGELSTLAEDLRTARSSMTVVGNRINRAMAAASDDRTPEAIERAATAGIDRAFETDEAAAREAAARLDGTVLTLSRSGTVLNALRQASVEEVLVCESRPACEGVGVAEALADDCPVTLAIDAAAAHLLCERVVDAVIVGADTVFSDGSVLNKVGTRAVAVAASHEEVSVYVVAASDKIDPDPEAEPDFEERDRGAVYDGDANLTVTNPTFDRTPAEHVTVVTEEGRLEQDDIAETAVELRELAAWT from the coding sequence ATGGATGAAACCCACGTCGTCACCTGTTTTCTCCGGAACCGCGGCGAGGTTCTCTTGCTCCACCGCAGCGACGCCGTCGGCTCGTATTCCGGTCGGTGGGGTGCGGTCGCGGGCCACGTCGAGAGCGATCCCGACGGAGCCGCACGCGAGGAGATCGCGGAGGAGACGGGTCTCGACGATGCCGTGTCGTTCGTTCGTGCGGGCGACTCGTTCGCAGTGACGGACGGCGACCTCGATACACGGTGGACCGTTCATCCGTACTTGTTCGACTGCGAGTCACGCGCGGTCGAGCCGAATTACGAGACGACCGATGTCGAGTGGGTCGCCCCGTCCGAAATCAGGCGGCGCGAGACGGTGCCCGATCTCTGGACGTCCTACGAGCGCGTCGCGCCGACGGTCGAAGTAGTCAAAGCGGACACCGATCACGGCTCGGCATGGCTCTCGGTGCGTGCTCTGGAGGTGCTCCGTGACCGCGCTGGCGTGCTCGGAACGACCACCGAGAGCGAGGACGCGTGGGGCGAGCTTTCGACCCTCGCCGAGGACCTCCGCACAGCGCGGTCGAGCATGACGGTCGTTGGGAACCGAATCAACCGCGCGATGGCCGCGGCGAGCGACGACCGAACTCCCGAAGCGATCGAGCGCGCCGCAACTGCGGGGATCGACCGCGCGTTCGAGACCGACGAGGCGGCCGCACGCGAGGCGGCCGCACGGCTCGATGGCACGGTGCTGACGCTCTCGCGATCAGGGACGGTGCTCAACGCGCTCCGCCAAGCGTCGGTCGAGGAAGTGCTCGTCTGTGAGTCGCGACCCGCCTGTGAGGGGGTCGGCGTCGCGGAGGCACTCGCGGACGACTGTCCTGTGACGCTCGCGATCGATGCGGCGGCCGCCCACCTCCTCTGCGAGCGTGTAGTCGACGCCGTGATCGTCGGCGCGGACACCGTCTTCTCCGACGGCAGCGTCCTCAACAAGGTCGGAACCCGGGCCGTCGCGGTGGCCGCTTCCCACGAGGAAGTTTCGGTGTACGTCGTCGCCGCGAGCGACAAGATCGATCCCGATCCGGAGGCGGAGCCGGACTTCGAGGAGCGAGACCGAGGTGCGGTCTACGACGGTGACGCCAATCTCACCGTGACGAACCCGACGTTCGATCGGACGCCGGCCGAACACGTCACCGTCGTCACCGAGGAGGGCCGACTCGAACAGGACGACATCGCCGAGACGGCAGTAGAGCTGCGCGAACTCGCGGCGTGGACGTGA
- a CDS encoding ABC transporter substrate-binding protein produces the protein MRSASSRRRFLALAGAAGFTGLAGCSGGGGGNDSNDSGDSGGDAGSANGSGGSAGGNGSEGSSGGNTSSDASGENETGGNGSGSGGGGSADLGSVTVGILNPISGAYSSLGPGQRSGAELAVEQINGSDEFGVEIEPVYADTETATSAAQGNAQRLVQEEGAEYLFGAISSSVALSLNEFAASEEFVYFPGGAAVPITGENCNEWVFRCETNTAQIAEAISGYSVNNLGTNVWFHIADYAYGQSVYNRVSSRMESANDSYQEAGLTKSQLGSSNYGSFISQISNSNAEVAVLGMTGGDLVNFVNQAADQGLTDQVNLVGPTMSFQSVRAATGSNAVGTYGGVRYDPSVDLGDNQQFVEAFQSANDGPPGNFARVGYDSVRLIARGIQQAGSTDPADVRDALSGGTFTTVLGDVTLRESDHQATNPTWMGELVEGDGDMADVELIDKTEGEAALPPASELGCSLN, from the coding sequence ATGAGGAGCGCTAGCTCACGCCGCCGTTTCCTTGCGCTCGCCGGTGCGGCAGGATTCACGGGGCTTGCCGGCTGTAGCGGGGGCGGTGGCGGGAACGACTCGAACGATAGCGGCGACTCTGGCGGCGACGCGGGGAGCGCCAATGGAAGTGGTGGCTCGGCAGGCGGGAACGGCAGCGAAGGCTCCAGCGGTGGCAACACTAGCAGCGACGCCAGCGGCGAGAACGAAACCGGTGGCAACGGGAGCGGCTCGGGTGGCGGCGGGTCGGCGGATCTCGGGAGCGTGACCGTCGGCATCCTGAACCCGATTTCGGGGGCGTACAGCTCACTCGGACCAGGCCAGCGCAGCGGCGCGGAGCTGGCGGTCGAGCAGATCAACGGGAGCGACGAGTTCGGCGTCGAGATCGAGCCGGTGTACGCGGACACCGAGACCGCCACGAGCGCCGCCCAGGGGAACGCCCAGCGGCTCGTTCAGGAGGAGGGTGCCGAGTACCTCTTCGGCGCGATCAGCAGTTCGGTCGCGCTCTCGCTCAACGAGTTCGCCGCGAGCGAGGAGTTCGTCTACTTCCCTGGCGGGGCCGCCGTTCCGATCACCGGCGAGAACTGCAACGAGTGGGTGTTCCGGTGTGAGACCAACACCGCCCAGATCGCGGAGGCGATCTCGGGATACTCGGTCAACAACCTCGGCACGAACGTCTGGTTTCACATCGCGGACTACGCCTACGGCCAGTCGGTGTACAACCGCGTCAGCTCTCGGATGGAGTCGGCGAACGACAGCTATCAGGAGGCAGGGCTCACGAAATCACAGCTCGGCTCGTCGAACTACGGCTCCTTCATCAGCCAGATCTCCAACTCGAACGCCGAGGTCGCGGTGCTCGGCATGACCGGCGGCGATCTCGTCAACTTCGTGAACCAGGCCGCCGATCAGGGGCTCACCGACCAGGTGAACCTCGTCGGGCCGACGATGAGCTTCCAGAGCGTGCGCGCCGCGACCGGCAGCAACGCCGTCGGGACGTACGGTGGCGTACGGTACGACCCGTCGGTCGATCTCGGTGACAACCAGCAGTTCGTCGAGGCATTTCAGAGCGCGAACGACGGACCACCGGGCAACTTCGCCCGGGTCGGCTACGACTCCGTCCGGCTCATCGCCCGTGGGATTCAGCAAGCCGGCAGCACGGATCCGGCCGACGTCAGAGACGCCCTCTCGGGTGGGACCTTCACGACCGTCCTTGGCGACGTCACGCTCAGAGAGTCCGACCACCAGGCCACCAACCCGACGTGGATGGGCGAGCTGGTCGAAGGCGACGGCGACATGGCCGACGTGGAGCTCATCGACAAGACCGAGGGCGAGGCAGCGCTGCCGCCGGCCTCGGAGCTCGGCTGTAGCCTGAACTGA
- a CDS encoding MaoC/PaaZ C-terminal domain-containing protein produces MTATARPEEGDVHTFERTFTHEDVERFGEVSGDRQAIHTEPDDEGRLVVQGLLTATLPTKIGGDLGVLARTMEFEFRKPVYTDETITCEVTVTTVTERDDRYELACSVDCHDEDGTTVMRSGFEGLIWKDER; encoded by the coding sequence ATGACAGCGACAGCGCGACCCGAGGAAGGTGACGTCCACACGTTCGAGCGGACGTTCACCCACGAGGACGTCGAGCGCTTCGGCGAGGTCTCCGGCGATCGCCAGGCGATCCACACCGAACCCGACGACGAGGGACGACTCGTCGTCCAGGGGCTGCTCACTGCGACGCTTCCGACCAAGATCGGCGGCGATCTCGGTGTCCTCGCGCGGACGATGGAGTTCGAGTTCCGCAAACCGGTCTACACCGACGAGACGATCACCTGCGAGGTGACAGTCACAACAGTCACCGAGCGTGACGACCGCTACGAGCTCGCGTGTTCGGTAGATTGTCACGACGAGGACGGGACCACCGTGATGCGATCGGGGTTCGAGGGGCTGATCTGGAAGGACGAGCGGTAG